In Pseudofrankia saprophytica, one genomic interval encodes:
- a CDS encoding zinc ribbon domain-containing protein — protein sequence MSAAFDGSGYRQRVLAVLRARSPLRLDDPFFVADLDPEGGDTDAEVQARLARVLAFLQRERSSAKYATLAAELVRRRAEWEAPLRDAEARERTRQRVVEARRDGDTERLAKVDGYLATVRERFGGIPVSRVEGLRRLAAQAGVAGERFEVRLARERLIDDAAGVGVAPLPADARGQIRDRLDELRALRRGDHASTASLWAFLGVAPDGPPARLVAAYEAVAAVNARRPHDREKTVTADLLALVRGRLLEGDPAAYTAGLLADAADELRAAVEEHVLLDGEITAVAFEGLMRRALGAGRGLSAAQVRSVVLGLARDLGVPVSTGATVDFVVCPGCGRPEPVGEVRVCRYCDTDLYIVCPTCGRLTEAAAVVCRQCGQSVRQSRDATEALAAIRRALDDGRPAEA from the coding sequence GTGAGCGCGGCGTTTGACGGCAGCGGCTACCGCCAGCGGGTGCTGGCGGTGCTGCGCGCGCGCTCCCCGCTGCGGCTCGACGACCCGTTCTTCGTCGCGGACCTCGATCCCGAGGGCGGCGACACCGACGCCGAGGTGCAGGCGCGGCTCGCCCGGGTGCTCGCGTTCCTGCAGCGGGAGCGCAGCTCGGCGAAGTACGCCACGCTCGCCGCCGAGCTGGTCCGCCGCCGGGCGGAGTGGGAGGCGCCGCTGCGCGACGCCGAGGCGCGGGAACGGACGCGCCAGCGCGTCGTCGAGGCCCGCCGCGACGGCGACACCGAGCGGCTGGCCAAGGTCGACGGCTACCTGGCCACGGTGCGCGAGCGGTTCGGCGGCATCCCGGTCTCCAGGGTCGAGGGCCTGCGACGGCTCGCCGCCCAGGCCGGGGTGGCCGGCGAGCGCTTCGAGGTGCGCCTCGCCAGGGAGCGGCTCATCGACGACGCCGCCGGGGTGGGCGTCGCGCCGCTGCCCGCCGACGCGCGTGGCCAGATCCGGGACCGGCTCGACGAGCTGCGGGCACTGCGCCGCGGGGACCACGCCTCGACCGCCTCGCTGTGGGCCTTCCTCGGGGTGGCGCCGGACGGCCCGCCGGCCCGGCTCGTGGCCGCCTACGAGGCGGTCGCGGCGGTGAACGCCCGCCGGCCGCACGACCGGGAGAAGACGGTCACCGCGGACCTGCTCGCCCTGGTCCGCGGCCGGCTGCTCGAGGGTGATCCAGCCGCCTACACCGCCGGCCTGCTCGCCGACGCGGCCGACGAGCTGCGCGCCGCCGTGGAGGAGCACGTCCTGCTGGACGGCGAGATCACCGCGGTCGCCTTCGAAGGCCTGATGCGCCGGGCGCTGGGCGCCGGCCGCGGCCTGTCCGCGGCCCAGGTCAGGTCGGTCGTGCTGGGCCTCGCCCGCGACCTGGGCGTCCCGGTGAGCACCGGCGCGACGGTCGACTTCGTCGTCTGCCCGGGCTGCGGGCGCCCGGAGCCTGTCGGCGAGGTCCGGGTCTGCCGATACTGCGACACCGATCTCTACATCGTCTGCCCCACCTGCGGGCGGCTTACCGAGGCGGCCGCCGTCGTCTGCCGGCAGTGCGGGCAGAGCGTGCGCCAGTCCAGGGACGCGACCGAGGCGCTCGCCGCGATCCGCCGCGCGCTCGACGACGGCCGGCCGGCCGAGGCG